In Kordiimonas sp. SCSIO 12610, the following are encoded in one genomic region:
- a CDS encoding sigma-54 dependent transcriptional regulator, with product MRLLIIGTLDGQLGAASQIAMDRGAQVTHAHDAETGLSILRSRGADLLMVEISLDIPALISRLKAEHFSLPVVACGIGTDPRIAADAVRSGAKEYIPLPPEADLIAAVLEAVSEDNQSFIYRDPVMKNVAALAEQVAPSEASIMVTGESGTGKEVMARFVHQKSNRANKAFVAVNCAAIPENLLESELFGHEKGAFTGAVARRIGKFEEADGGTLLLDEISEMDVRLQAKLLRAIQERQIDRVGGSKPVNVNIRIIATSNRNLQEEVKDGNFREDLFFRLNVVNLRVPPLRERPADIKALATFFAEKYAKVNNVDERPLSEEAIRSLIAHTWPGNVRELENAMHRAVLLASGDEISASAIMLPDASGNLMPNDSQMASTTPLANAHNDEAAIAALASPTAEIGDQGGNLVGKTVAEVERDLIIDTLKHCLGNRTHAANILGISIRTLRNKLNQYQTDGISVPQPGSQ from the coding sequence ATGCGATTGCTGATTATAGGCACACTTGATGGACAGCTCGGCGCTGCCAGCCAGATCGCAATGGACCGAGGCGCACAGGTAACCCATGCCCACGATGCAGAAACCGGACTTAGTATCCTGCGAAGCCGCGGCGCTGATCTCTTGATGGTGGAAATATCACTAGACATTCCAGCCTTGATCTCACGCCTAAAGGCAGAACACTTCTCACTGCCAGTTGTTGCTTGTGGTATCGGTACTGACCCAAGAATAGCGGCCGACGCTGTCAGAAGCGGTGCCAAGGAATATATTCCTCTTCCCCCAGAAGCGGACTTGATTGCCGCTGTTTTGGAAGCAGTTTCAGAAGACAATCAATCCTTCATTTACCGTGATCCGGTCATGAAAAACGTTGCAGCACTGGCGGAGCAAGTTGCTCCATCTGAAGCCAGCATTATGGTGACGGGGGAGTCTGGGACTGGTAAAGAAGTTATGGCGCGCTTTGTTCATCAGAAAAGTAATCGTGCGAACAAAGCATTTGTAGCTGTTAACTGTGCCGCAATCCCCGAAAACCTACTAGAGTCAGAATTATTCGGGCACGAAAAAGGGGCCTTTACAGGCGCGGTTGCTCGCCGGATCGGTAAGTTTGAAGAAGCCGACGGCGGAACACTTCTGCTAGATGAAATTTCAGAAATGGATGTCCGCCTGCAAGCCAAGTTATTGCGCGCCATTCAGGAACGTCAAATTGATCGTGTTGGCGGGTCAAAACCGGTTAACGTAAATATTCGTATAATCGCAACCTCGAACCGAAATTTACAGGAAGAAGTTAAAGATGGTAATTTTCGGGAAGACTTATTTTTCCGCCTAAATGTTGTGAACCTACGGGTTCCACCACTTCGGGAGCGCCCCGCAGACATCAAGGCCCTAGCCACATTTTTTGCTGAAAAATACGCTAAAGTTAATAATGTCGATGAAAGACCGTTGTCAGAAGAGGCAATCCGAAGCCTTATTGCCCACACGTGGCCAGGAAATGTGCGCGAGTTGGAAAATGCAATGCACCGGGCTGTTTTATTGGCATCGGGTGATGAAATTAGTGCAAGTGCCATTATGTTACCTGATGCAAGCGGCAACCTGATGCCCAATGACAGTCAAATGGCGTCTACTACGCCGCTTGCTAATGCGCATAATGATGAAGCGGCAATTGCTGCCCTTGCCAGTCCAACAGCAGAGATTGGTGACCAAGGTGGCAATTTGGTCGGTAAAACGGTTGCCGAGGTCGAGCGTGACTTGATCATTGATACCCTTAAACATTGCCTTGGAAATCGCACTCACGCCGCAAATATTCTGGGTATTTCAATACGGACGCTAAGAAACAAACTCAATCAGTATCAAACGGATGGCATTTCAGTGCCGCAACCTGGTAGCCAGTAA
- a CDS encoding DUF1153 domain-containing protein — MNKNKNIIGPLGEPMTLDDLPPANTKRWVIRRKAEVVAAVRGGLLTLEDACSRYSLSVEEFLSWQQAIDANGMQGLKVTKTQQYRGTRPF, encoded by the coding sequence ATGAACAAAAACAAAAATATTATTGGACCACTCGGGGAACCTATGACCCTTGATGATTTACCCCCAGCGAACACAAAACGCTGGGTTATAAGACGTAAAGCTGAGGTCGTTGCTGCGGTTAGAGGCGGCTTGCTTACGCTTGAGGACGCATGCTCTCGCTACTCATTATCTGTCGAAGAATTTCTATCCTGGCAACAAGCTATTGACGCTAACGGCATGCAGGGCCTCAAAGTTACCAAAACTCAACAATATCGTGGAACCCGCCCTTTTTGA
- the fliF gene encoding flagellar basal-body MS-ring/collar protein FliF yields MDGLIQAFKNFGAARLIAFAGAILATVFVFSLIIGRIGQPPMRVLFSGLAPQDAASIIQALETQNIPHELDGAGSIIKVPDDQVDRLRITLASDGLAGGIVGKEIFDQDSSFGRTSFELNVNLVRAIEGELSRTIRNIQSVSEARVHVVLPERRPFQRDASEPSASILVRTVGGGLGARQVQAIQSLVASAVPGLTPDNVTISDTAGRLLSDGASEPQLGSFTSFEEARVNKERLYREKIEDLLSRYVGEGNVRAEVSIDINLNRTTRNQVTYDPDGQVVVSQNTSENTSRDETSTPTPDTATVANNLPDAQQSSNTSVNTSSDTNEVTNFENSKTETITVVEPGEIQQLRISVLVNSNALTPSTDADTDGAQQTQDTPIDTATLEELVKAAVPYDEARDDQITVRALAFAPVEELEAPEEPFNILGAGINQLVSIGTNIGLFILGVMFLLMIVRPVVMKLIETIPTPSEEPEPAQIENQAAETPALFAPDSPVTADVVAAAAAGDESAAAIVRAAKNSGSLALENFGVDSKIDVAQVEGRLQESAVKKVADIIKSHPDESVAILRNWLYAE; encoded by the coding sequence GTGGACGGTCTTATTCAGGCTTTTAAAAATTTTGGCGCGGCTCGCCTCATAGCGTTTGCAGGCGCTATATTGGCGACTGTTTTTGTATTCAGTTTAATTATTGGACGGATCGGACAGCCCCCGATGCGCGTTCTCTTTTCAGGGTTGGCGCCTCAAGACGCAGCATCAATTATTCAAGCTCTTGAAACACAGAATATTCCCCATGAACTGGATGGCGCGGGCAGTATTATTAAAGTTCCTGATGACCAGGTAGACCGCCTTCGCATAACGCTAGCAAGTGATGGCCTTGCCGGTGGAATTGTTGGTAAGGAAATTTTCGATCAAGACAGCAGTTTCGGGCGAACAAGCTTTGAACTGAATGTTAATTTGGTGCGGGCGATCGAAGGTGAACTATCGCGTACTATTCGCAATATCCAAAGCGTTAGCGAAGCAAGAGTTCATGTTGTCTTACCTGAGCGTCGCCCCTTTCAAAGAGATGCATCCGAACCTTCTGCTTCCATACTTGTACGCACAGTAGGCGGCGGCTTGGGCGCTCGCCAAGTACAAGCCATTCAATCGCTTGTCGCATCAGCGGTACCTGGTCTAACCCCTGACAATGTTACAATTTCGGATACAGCTGGTCGCTTGTTGAGTGACGGCGCAAGCGAACCACAACTTGGCAGTTTTACAAGCTTTGAAGAAGCGCGTGTGAATAAAGAACGTCTTTACCGTGAGAAAATCGAAGACCTGCTATCGCGGTATGTTGGTGAAGGTAATGTACGAGCGGAAGTTTCGATTGACATTAATCTTAATCGAACAACACGAAACCAAGTAACCTATGACCCTGACGGACAGGTTGTTGTCTCACAAAACACAAGTGAAAATACATCTAGGGACGAAACGTCTACCCCGACACCAGATACAGCCACTGTTGCAAATAATTTACCTGACGCACAGCAAAGTTCTAACACAAGTGTGAATACAAGCAGTGATACAAATGAGGTTACCAACTTTGAAAACTCTAAAACAGAAACGATCACAGTTGTTGAACCTGGTGAAATTCAGCAACTGCGTATTTCTGTATTAGTAAACTCCAATGCGCTGACACCCTCAACTGATGCCGATACCGACGGCGCGCAACAAACGCAAGACACACCGATTGACACGGCCACACTTGAGGAACTTGTGAAAGCAGCGGTTCCCTATGATGAGGCCCGTGATGATCAAATAACGGTTCGGGCCCTGGCATTCGCGCCGGTAGAGGAATTGGAAGCGCCTGAAGAGCCATTTAATATTCTAGGTGCAGGTATTAATCAGTTAGTTAGCATTGGCACTAATATTGGCTTGTTCATTTTGGGTGTTATGTTCTTGCTGATGATTGTACGCCCCGTAGTGATGAAATTAATTGAAACGATCCCGACACCATCGGAAGAGCCAGAGCCCGCTCAAATAGAAAATCAAGCTGCAGAAACCCCTGCTCTCTTTGCACCTGACTCGCCAGTAACAGCCGACGTTGTTGCGGCTGCAGCTGCAGGCGACGAAAGTGCTGCCGCGATTGTTCGGGCTGCCAAAAACTCAGGCAGTCTCGCACTCGAAAACTTCGGAGTTGATAGCAAAATTGATGTGGCGCAAGTCGAAGGGCGACTACAAGAATCAGCGGTTAAGAAAGTTGCTGATATCATCAAATCGCACCCTGACGAGTCTGTAGCAATCCTCAGAAACTGGCTCTACGCAGAGTAA
- a CDS encoding flagellar hook assembly protein FlgD, with the protein MAIAPVTNSPALAALQDPSAQPSAADNSAIGLGEDFSTFLTLLTTQLQNQDPLDPTDTNEFTNQIVNFTGVEQQIRTNQNLEALADLTRVNNLASAASFLGQEALIEADTATHEGNGSTFQYILPEAASSTTLEILNSDGEVVFSQPGEVLLGANVFNWQGIDSNGSVVPNGDYRLRVTSLDADDEFIPATILVQDTITEVETITDTPIFTVGSNVVNQSGILRIIAAQPNGPITQNPISLEDEIANANTSSTDS; encoded by the coding sequence ATGGCAATCGCACCAGTAACCAACAGTCCAGCACTCGCAGCGCTTCAAGATCCGAGCGCACAGCCATCGGCAGCAGATAATTCTGCTATTGGCCTGGGTGAAGACTTTTCAACCTTTTTGACCTTGCTGACAACTCAGTTACAGAATCAGGACCCCCTTGATCCCACAGATACGAATGAGTTCACCAACCAGATTGTCAATTTCACAGGCGTTGAACAACAAATCAGAACCAACCAGAATTTGGAGGCACTCGCTGACCTTACACGCGTGAATAACCTTGCAAGTGCAGCAAGTTTCCTCGGGCAGGAAGCGCTGATTGAAGCAGATACAGCAACCCATGAAGGAAACGGTTCAACATTTCAGTATATTTTACCTGAGGCCGCATCATCAACAACGCTTGAAATCCTTAATTCAGATGGTGAAGTTGTCTTTTCGCAGCCCGGTGAGGTGTTGTTGGGGGCTAACGTATTTAATTGGCAAGGCATTGACAGCAATGGTTCTGTTGTTCCGAACGGCGATTACAGACTTCGTGTTACATCTTTGGACGCGGACGATGAGTTCATACCAGCTACTATTTTAGTGCAAGACACCATCACTGAGGTTGAGACGATCACTGACACGCCAATATTCACTGTCGGCAGTAACGTTGTGAACCAATCAGGCATTTTACGTATTATTGCCGCGCAACCAAACGGGCCAATAACGCAGAATCCTATCAGTCTTGAAGACGAGATCGCAAACGCGAACACCTCTTCGACAGATAGTTAA
- a CDS encoding FliH/SctL family protein, producing MVEPVKYTFDQAFDGGEKSRFDDEIIKVRAEMEELKQQAYAQGLEEGRKQTLSEIEASTLSTLSTLGGSIQTLYDQHSQTEAQMTHDMVQLAYTISSKLAPALIEREPLHELEALIIDCMRTVNSEPRLVLRVSEQLLDSISNRINTLKEMSNFSGDVVVVAENSLGLQDCTLEWAQGGTTKRYGEIQKQIESLVQKYIMGLSSASNQKESDTDNNHNTAEHMGTE from the coding sequence ATGGTAGAACCTGTAAAATATACATTTGATCAAGCTTTCGATGGCGGAGAGAAAAGCCGTTTTGATGACGAGATCATCAAAGTACGCGCTGAAATGGAAGAATTGAAGCAACAAGCCTATGCACAAGGCTTGGAGGAAGGTCGCAAGCAAACCCTTTCAGAGATTGAGGCCTCAACATTAAGTACGCTTTCTACCTTGGGGGGAAGCATACAAACACTTTATGATCAGCATAGCCAAACCGAAGCGCAAATGACCCATGACATGGTTCAATTGGCTTATACTATTTCCTCAAAATTGGCTCCTGCCCTCATTGAGCGGGAACCACTGCATGAATTAGAAGCTTTGATCATAGATTGTATGCGTACAGTCAATAGTGAACCTCGTTTGGTATTACGTGTTTCCGAGCAGCTTTTGGACAGTATTAGCAATCGTATCAATACACTGAAAGAAATGAGTAATTTCTCAGGGGATGTGGTTGTGGTTGCAGAAAACTCTCTCGGCCTTCAAGACTGCACGCTTGAATGGGCCCAGGGCGGTACAACAAAGCGATACGGCGAAATTCAAAAGCAGATCGAAAGCTTGGTACAGAAATATATTATGGGATTATCGAGTGCTTCAAACCAGAAAGAAAGCGACACAGATAATAACCATAATACCGCGGAACATATGGGAACAGAATAA
- the fliG gene encoding flagellar motor switch protein FliG has product MSETTIDLTGSQKAAAFMLAVGENYGQAIWEALSDDEIKELSQHMSNLGSVNAEDVENIFVEFASKVSTVGSLNGSYESTERLLRKMLPADRVGTIMDEIRGPAGRTMWDKLGNVNEVVLASYLKNEYPQTVAVVLQKIKAEHAARVLSVLPEDFSMEVIMRMLRMEAVQKDILDKVEQTLRIEFMNNLARTSRRDSHETIAEIFNFLDRSSEARFLSALEDRNRDSAEKIRALMFTFEDLANLDPQGVQTLLRNVDKDKLALGMKGASDTLRDLFFSNMSERAAKILREDMEAMGPVRLRDVDEAQMEMVSKAKDLAESGEILLSDNKGEDELVY; this is encoded by the coding sequence ATGAGTGAAACCACCATTGATTTAACCGGATCACAAAAGGCTGCTGCTTTTATGCTAGCGGTTGGTGAAAACTATGGCCAAGCGATCTGGGAAGCCTTATCTGACGATGAAATTAAAGAACTTTCTCAACACATGTCTAATCTGGGTTCTGTAAACGCTGAAGATGTAGAGAATATTTTTGTCGAATTCGCGTCAAAAGTTTCAACCGTCGGCAGCCTAAATGGTTCCTATGAAAGTACAGAACGCCTTCTTCGTAAAATGCTGCCGGCCGACCGCGTCGGTACTATTATGGATGAAATTCGCGGACCTGCGGGTAGAACCATGTGGGATAAGCTCGGTAATGTAAACGAGGTAGTGCTCGCAAGTTACCTAAAGAATGAATATCCACAAACTGTTGCCGTCGTCCTTCAGAAAATCAAAGCAGAGCATGCAGCACGGGTCTTATCTGTTCTTCCTGAAGATTTCTCAATGGAAGTTATTATGCGGATGCTTCGTATGGAAGCCGTGCAAAAGGATATCCTTGATAAAGTTGAGCAAACTTTGCGCATCGAGTTTATGAATAATCTGGCGCGCACCAGCCGACGTGATAGTCATGAGACCATTGCTGAGATTTTCAACTTTCTCGACCGCAGCTCAGAGGCACGTTTTCTATCCGCACTTGAGGACCGCAACAGGGACTCAGCAGAGAAAATCCGCGCACTTATGTTTACTTTCGAAGATTTGGCGAATTTGGACCCACAAGGCGTTCAAACGCTTCTCAGAAATGTGGACAAAGACAAGCTGGCTCTTGGTATGAAAGGGGCGTCGGATACGCTGCGCGACCTCTTCTTTTCAAATATGTCGGAACGTGCTGCCAAAATTCTACGCGAGGATATGGAAGCTATGGGCCCTGTTCGATTGCGTGATGTTGATGAAGCACAGATGGAAATGGTTAGTAAAGCCAAGGATCTGGCTGAATCAGGCGAAATTCTGCTTTCTGATAATAAAGGCGAGGATGAACTGGTATATTAA
- a CDS encoding flagellar hook-length control protein FliK, with amino-acid sequence MSLTDQIAPTNLSGPLGAGGFFASLGGQTAGSDSNNSITVDFANAIEAVTAIEEVATSQAITSSALQQDAISTPSLNYDNVGDQALSSIDQQYVIDTDLETSEAIALENEVFAELAYASSDIQQSAPFQNSTNLSYEQLNSLEASYTLGRGLGTDSHILQPNALSELERLASSLTPLSSQASADRNSGISSNSPSLNAAPSNPYGSLQNIQSVASTGGSDAATIEGFLDIVNADNNAPSSPPQSPLNTETVTADNGSASQALETNDVETIDNDTASDSASPLNQAGNSGLGDVDFEAVIEEARLAAVSNPTNTNSGVAANTANASTAAASSATLNPLQNQNTPDAGSDNARQANNNTPTGELSASQNGQNSNTGNNSQNQSSNNSAQPSVTANLSTPTTPTDNIGDEFIEQANLASEKSASKTLIANQSGQSQSPSQAGNGNTPVQTVSNDSLVPLTYERFLNTSLQSNFGSLLSKEGSIFTSPELFGGQPSAALANQVKNQFNLAVSRAVSGGEQEFTVRLNPGDLGRVNVRLQFIDNGNLRAQVAVENPETLELLQKDAKGFERALEASGYKAEQNGISFSLEDSNQESAGRALAEAIQQEKARDELAARPDNFASELETQALSASEEEIPLEDILPYVSVDTGVDIRI; translated from the coding sequence ATGAGTTTAACAGATCAAATAGCGCCAACAAATTTATCCGGTCCATTGGGGGCTGGAGGTTTCTTTGCCAGTTTAGGCGGCCAAACAGCAGGTAGTGATAGCAACAATTCAATAACTGTTGACTTCGCTAACGCGATTGAAGCCGTCACTGCAATAGAGGAAGTCGCAACATCACAGGCGATTACGTCCTCCGCTTTGCAGCAAGACGCTATTTCCACTCCGTCATTAAATTATGATAATGTAGGCGATCAAGCCCTATCCTCAATCGACCAACAGTATGTCATTGATACAGACCTCGAAACATCTGAGGCAATTGCACTTGAGAACGAGGTATTCGCGGAACTTGCTTACGCTAGCAGCGACATTCAGCAATCCGCACCATTTCAGAACAGTACAAATCTTTCCTATGAGCAACTTAATAGCTTAGAAGCCTCCTATACACTAGGTAGAGGCTTGGGAACTGATAGCCATATACTTCAGCCAAATGCGCTAAGTGAACTTGAAAGATTGGCAAGTTCCCTGACACCATTAAGTTCACAGGCATCTGCTGACAGAAATTCAGGCATTTCGTCAAATTCACCATCGCTGAATGCGGCGCCAAGCAATCCGTACGGTTCATTGCAAAACATACAGTCTGTCGCATCTACAGGTGGTTCTGATGCTGCAACCATCGAAGGTTTTCTTGACATTGTTAATGCAGATAACAATGCACCAAGTTCCCCACCACAATCACCGCTCAACACTGAAACAGTAACGGCGGATAATGGTTCAGCGTCCCAAGCGCTTGAAACAAACGACGTTGAAACTATAGATAACGATACAGCAAGCGATTCCGCTTCACCTCTTAATCAAGCTGGTAACAGTGGTCTTGGTGACGTCGACTTTGAGGCTGTTATTGAAGAAGCTCGCCTAGCAGCAGTTAGTAACCCTACGAACACGAATAGTGGTGTTGCAGCGAATACAGCGAATGCATCAACCGCTGCGGCAAGCTCGGCAACACTCAATCCATTACAAAATCAAAACACACCTGACGCAGGTTCTGACAATGCGCGGCAAGCAAATAATAACACTCCAACGGGGGAGTTGAGCGCAAGCCAGAATGGACAGAATTCTAATACAGGTAACAATTCGCAAAATCAGAGTTCAAACAATTCAGCACAGCCATCGGTGACTGCGAATTTATCAACGCCAACTACGCCAACGGATAATATTGGTGATGAATTTATTGAGCAGGCAAACCTCGCGTCCGAAAAAAGCGCGTCGAAGACGTTAATTGCTAACCAATCAGGTCAAAGCCAATCGCCGTCACAAGCTGGAAACGGAAATACTCCGGTGCAGACCGTATCAAATGACAGTTTGGTGCCACTAACTTACGAACGCTTCTTAAATACCAGCCTTCAGTCCAACTTTGGCTCCCTACTCAGCAAAGAAGGCAGTATTTTCACCTCGCCAGAACTCTTTGGTGGGCAACCGTCCGCAGCCTTGGCCAATCAAGTAAAAAACCAATTTAACCTTGCCGTTAGCCGGGCCGTTTCTGGCGGCGAACAAGAATTTACAGTCCGCTTGAACCCTGGTGACTTAGGCCGTGTAAACGTGCGTCTACAATTTATCGATAATGGCAACTTGCGCGCTCAGGTGGCGGTTGAAAACCCTGAGACATTGGAATTACTTCAGAAAGACGCCAAAGGGTTTGAACGTGCGCTTGAGGCAAGTGGTTATAAAGCAGAACAAAATGGTATCTCGTTTAGCCTAGAAGACAGTAATCAGGAAAGTGCCGGACGCGCCCTTGCTGAAGCCATCCAGCAGGAAAAAGCGCGTGATGAGCTGGCTGCGCGCCCAGACAATTTTGCTTCTGAATTAGAAACTCAGGCACTTAGCGCTAGTGAAGAAGAAATCCCGCTTGAAGATATACTGCCATACGTATCCGTTGATACCGGCGTTGATATTAGAATTTAA
- a CDS encoding flagellar hook protein FlgE has protein sequence MAFAALAAGVSGLQAFTDGVGVIADNITNVNTIGYKETRSTFSTLVTETSSSSSYSPGGVRASTQTLVSRQGLLQPTTSPTDLAIDGAGFFAVRLGDSEDTSAETLFTRAGSFTENSEGFLQNTAGLTLLGFPVDPTGDITTTTNLDDLVPININNLNAFGQATSELGVRVNLQASVPVNPAYTLGAGPNFVPSGELAAGTVQADFETNVQIFDSLGGSHTVVLAATRTGPNQFAYEYYFDDPTELDAGIHGPNGLIGGGVLNFNTDGTIDLPNSTFNDILTGAPVSLPDGNLTFRYSATDSLRADGDINFDFGTDGQADGFTQFDQPSTLISSVADGAAFDSVNGVSIGSNGDVTALFRNGLSLTVFRIPLVTFPNPEGLTRRQGNAFGISDISGDAVPQTEQQGGAGAITSNALENSTVDLANEFAQLITVQRAFSASTRIITTSDEILQELTNI, from the coding sequence ATGGCATTCGCAGCTTTAGCAGCAGGTGTATCGGGCCTTCAGGCTTTCACGGACGGTGTTGGCGTAATCGCCGATAATATCACTAACGTAAACACGATTGGTTACAAAGAAACCCGGTCAACCTTCTCTACCTTGGTGACAGAAACTTCATCTTCATCAAGCTATTCACCAGGTGGTGTGCGGGCATCTACGCAAACACTTGTAAGTCGACAAGGGCTATTACAACCAACGACATCCCCAACCGATTTGGCTATTGATGGCGCAGGGTTTTTCGCGGTACGCCTTGGGGACTCTGAAGATACAAGTGCTGAAACATTGTTCACGCGCGCTGGATCATTTACAGAAAACTCAGAAGGGTTTCTTCAAAATACAGCCGGTCTAACGCTTCTTGGATTTCCAGTAGATCCAACAGGTGATATTACCACAACAACAAACCTCGATGATCTGGTTCCTATTAACATTAACAACCTGAATGCCTTTGGTCAGGCAACCTCAGAATTAGGCGTACGGGTTAACCTTCAGGCAAGTGTTCCTGTAAACCCAGCCTACACCTTAGGTGCGGGACCAAACTTTGTACCTAGCGGCGAATTAGCTGCGGGCACAGTGCAGGCAGACTTTGAAACTAACGTTCAAATTTTTGACTCGCTCGGCGGTTCACACACGGTGGTACTAGCCGCGACAAGAACTGGTCCTAATCAGTTTGCGTATGAATATTATTTTGATGACCCAACCGAACTGGATGCAGGTATACATGGTCCAAATGGCTTGATCGGCGGCGGCGTATTGAACTTCAATACAGATGGTACAATTGATCTTCCGAACAGTACATTTAATGATATTCTCACTGGCGCCCCTGTATCGTTACCTGATGGTAACCTCACGTTCCGTTATAGTGCAACGGACTCGCTTCGCGCAGACGGTGATATCAACTTTGACTTTGGTACTGATGGTCAAGCAGATGGCTTTACTCAGTTCGATCAACCTTCAACACTTATTTCATCGGTTGCTGACGGTGCAGCTTTTGATAGTGTGAACGGTGTATCGATCGGTTCAAACGGTGATGTAACGGCTCTATTCAGAAACGGCCTATCCCTGACAGTATTCAGAATTCCGCTTGTAACCTTCCCTAATCCGGAAGGCCTAACACGACGCCAAGGCAATGCATTTGGTATTTCCGATATTTCTGGTGACGCTGTTCCGCAAACCGAACAACAAGGTGGAGCCGGTGCCATTACATCTAACGCACTTGAAAACTCAACAGTTGACCTTGCTAACGAATTTGCCCAGTTGATTACTGTTCAACGAGCATTCTCAGCATCGACACGAATTATTACAACATCAGATGAAATTCTTCAGGAATTAACAAACATCTAA
- the fliN gene encoding flagellar motor switch protein FliN: MVNETENANEVGLQELSENQDGGPELAKKQDGQIRTAQELEPVFDVPVKIQAVLGKTKLEVNQLLKLAPGAVIELDRKVGEAIDIYVNNRLVARGEVVLVEDHLGVTMTEIIKIDGGAT, translated from the coding sequence ATGGTTAACGAAACTGAAAATGCAAATGAAGTTGGCCTTCAAGAACTCTCCGAAAATCAGGACGGCGGACCCGAATTAGCGAAGAAGCAAGATGGTCAGATAAGAACTGCGCAGGAACTAGAGCCTGTTTTTGATGTTCCTGTGAAAATACAGGCCGTTCTTGGAAAAACAAAGCTTGAAGTGAACCAACTGCTTAAACTCGCGCCGGGTGCCGTGATCGAGCTTGACCGCAAAGTTGGTGAAGCCATTGATATTTATGTCAATAACCGTTTGGTTGCCCGCGGTGAAGTTGTTCTGGTTGAGGATCATTTGGGCGTTACCATGACGGAAATTATCAAAATCGATGGCGGAGCAACCTAA
- a CDS encoding motility protein A: protein MSTLIGMLVAFLIVIGSIAFGGPLAAFVNPAGLLIVVLGTLAVTVISFPISEIISIPKNIWDMLRHGQRDPSQEAIRILKLAVDARKSNDIHELERSITRHKDAPFFVQGLKLVVDGTSPEEIEAILRRESSTVAAKHMRAVDFLRRAGDVAPAMGLIGTLIGLVRLLGNLDDPSQIGPAMAVALLTTFYGAILAHLVFIPLAAKTENSTSEEVLINNLYSMGATSIRRQENPRRLEMLLNTVLPPAKRVTYFR, encoded by the coding sequence ATGAGCACACTCATCGGCATGCTTGTTGCGTTTTTAATAGTTATTGGCTCTATCGCTTTCGGCGGGCCATTGGCTGCCTTCGTCAACCCTGCTGGTCTATTGATCGTTGTGTTGGGCACACTCGCTGTTACCGTAATCAGTTTTCCAATTTCTGAGATAATTTCAATTCCCAAAAATATATGGGACATGCTTCGCCACGGTCAAAGGGACCCTAGTCAGGAAGCCATTCGTATCTTAAAACTCGCTGTAGATGCCCGTAAAAGTAACGATATTCATGAGCTTGAGCGAAGCATTACAAGACATAAAGACGCCCCTTTCTTCGTTCAGGGGTTGAAACTTGTTGTTGATGGAACTTCACCCGAAGAAATTGAAGCCATCCTTCGAAGAGAGTCCAGTACCGTTGCTGCCAAACACATGCGCGCAGTAGACTTTTTAAGACGCGCTGGTGATGTTGCACCGGCAATGGGCCTAATTGGTACATTGATCGGCCTTGTTAGATTGCTCGGAAATCTGGATGATCCGTCGCAAATTGGCCCTGCAATGGCGGTAGCTCTTCTAACAACTTTTTACGGTGCGATACTCGCACATTTAGTATTCATTCCTCTTGCTGCAAAAACTGAAAACAGCACGTCAGAAGAAGTCCTCATTAATAACCTGTATTCGATGGGTGCGACTTCAATCAGGCGTCAGGAAAATCCGCGCAGACTGGAAATGCTGCTGAACACAGTATTACCGCCTGCAAAGCGGGTAACGTATTTTAGATAA